The following proteins come from a genomic window of Edaphobacter sp. 4G125:
- the argG gene encoding argininosuccinate synthase produces the protein MSNILQNLPLGQKVGIAFSGGLDTSAALHWMKKKGAVPYAYTANLGQPDESDYDAIPRKALEYGAEKARLIDCRPQLVAEGIAALQCGAFHITTAGATYFNTTPIGRAVTGTMLVAAMKEDDVSIWGDGSTYKGNDIERFYRYGLLVNPDLKIYKPWLDDAFINELGGRAEMSEFMRQSGFEYKMSAEKAYSTDSNILGATHEAKDLEHLSSSVKIVVPIMGTAFWRDDVEVKREEVTVRFEEGWPVALNGTTFHDSVELLLEANRIGGRHGLGMSDQIENRIIEAKSRGIYESPGLALLYIAYERLITGIHNEDTIEQYRENGRKLGRLLYQGRWFDPQSIMLRESAQRWVAKAITGEVTLELRRGNDYSILNTESPNLTFKPERLTMEKGDSVFSPRDRIGQLTMRNLDITDTREKLLTYASAGLIDLGKGINVPQLTSEEENN, from the coding sequence GTGTCGAATATCCTTCAGAATCTTCCTCTCGGCCAGAAAGTTGGCATTGCGTTTTCAGGCGGCCTGGACACCAGCGCAGCACTTCACTGGATGAAGAAAAAAGGCGCTGTCCCCTACGCCTACACCGCTAATCTTGGCCAGCCCGACGAATCCGACTACGACGCCATCCCGCGCAAGGCCCTGGAGTACGGCGCCGAAAAAGCCCGCCTCATCGATTGCCGTCCTCAGCTGGTCGCTGAAGGAATCGCCGCCCTGCAGTGCGGGGCCTTCCACATCACGACGGCCGGAGCCACCTACTTCAATACCACTCCCATCGGCCGCGCCGTCACCGGAACCATGCTCGTCGCCGCCATGAAGGAAGACGATGTCAGCATCTGGGGTGATGGCAGCACCTACAAGGGCAACGACATCGAACGGTTCTACCGTTACGGCCTCCTCGTCAATCCCGACCTCAAGATCTATAAGCCCTGGCTCGATGACGCCTTTATCAACGAGCTCGGCGGCCGTGCCGAGATGTCCGAGTTCATGCGTCAGTCCGGCTTCGAGTACAAGATGTCCGCCGAAAAAGCATACTCGACCGACTCCAACATCCTCGGTGCCACCCACGAAGCCAAGGACCTCGAGCACCTCTCGAGCAGCGTAAAAATCGTCGTCCCCATCATGGGAACCGCTTTCTGGCGCGATGATGTCGAAGTCAAGCGCGAAGAGGTTACCGTGCGCTTTGAAGAAGGTTGGCCCGTCGCCCTCAATGGCACAACGTTCCATGACTCCGTCGAACTTCTTCTCGAAGCCAATCGCATCGGCGGTCGCCACGGTCTCGGCATGAGCGACCAGATCGAGAACCGGATCATCGAAGCCAAGAGCCGCGGCATCTACGAATCCCCCGGCCTCGCCCTGCTCTACATCGCCTACGAGCGCCTCATCACCGGCATCCACAATGAGGACACCATCGAACAATACCGCGAAAATGGCCGTAAGCTGGGCCGTCTGCTCTATCAGGGCCGCTGGTTCGATCCTCAGTCCATCATGCTGCGCGAAAGCGCTCAGCGCTGGGTCGCCAAAGCCATCACCGGCGAGGTCACGCTTGAGTTGCGTCGCGGTAACGACTACTCCATTCTCAACACCGAGTCGCCTAACCTTACCTTCAAGCCCGAGCGCCTCACCATGGAGAAAGGTGACTCCGTCTTCTCTCCCCGAGATCGTATCGGCCAGCTCACCATGCGCAACCTCGATATCACTGACACTCGCGAAAAGCTCCTCACCTACGCCAGTGCCGGTCTCATCGATCTGGGTAAAGGCATTAACGTCCCCCAACTCACCAGCGAAGAAGAGAACAATTAA
- a CDS encoding protein kinase domain-containing protein gives MIEGQTISHYRVLKHLGSGAMGVVCKAEDLLLHRTVALKTLSSSVLADSSHKRGLLDEARAACILDHPNICRVHHVEELSDGQVILVMSFYEGETVAEKISRSALDLPTAINIALQLLSGLHHAHGKGIIHRDIKPSNLIVNPDGEVKIVDFGLARRSNIARALTETGVIVGTIAYMAPEQVLSRPVDHRADLWAAGVVLYEMLAATSPFPGTTPYAVFDSILHVAPRPVTDFRADLPETLPSILERSLAKDPNQRFQDAAEFITALEPLAQARSSSRYTIALPTMLMDYRRNSDEPSIVVLPFITTPEDNTADYFCDGLTDEIITDLSSVHALRIICRASAMQLKGTRESPRKIARDLNVRYVLEGSVRLNKAAQNGMANIRVTTQLIDPESQSLVWADKYTGTLDDVFSIQENISRQIVSALKIKLSPAEDRQMHERPLPDAEAYRYYLMAKHEILNYSEDALSRALEYLEAGENIVGPNALLLATKGQVYWQYINAGISSDTEYLGKARDCAIQALALDPQSAAAHRLLGLISVQEGDSQRAIHLLKRAIESDPNDSDTLSWYSAVCGLSGKAHAAMPLARRILEIDPLTPVYRFIPGLLSLMGGEFADALPSFEDAIRLDPSNTMLLWCRGQILALLRRDQEAISQFQAIQLLDATHFFSQIGAVMIAALKSDREALDRAATPELCEIVQCDPHYAWNFAQCYALTGDAKASLHWIEKAMSKGFINYPMISRWDPLLAPIRQTAHFDSLLDRLRPRWENFEV, from the coding sequence ATGATCGAAGGACAGACCATCTCGCACTATAGAGTCCTCAAACACCTCGGCTCCGGAGCCATGGGAGTTGTTTGCAAAGCAGAGGACCTCTTGCTTCATCGCACCGTTGCCCTGAAGACCCTCTCCTCCTCTGTTCTCGCAGACTCTTCGCATAAGCGTGGCCTGCTCGACGAAGCCCGTGCCGCCTGCATCCTCGATCATCCCAACATCTGCCGCGTTCATCACGTCGAAGAGCTCTCCGACGGCCAGGTCATTCTTGTCATGTCCTTCTATGAAGGAGAGACTGTCGCCGAAAAGATCTCCCGTAGCGCGCTCGACCTCCCTACTGCAATCAACATCGCCCTCCAGCTTCTCTCAGGGCTCCACCACGCGCACGGCAAGGGCATCATCCATCGCGACATCAAGCCCTCCAATCTCATCGTCAATCCGGATGGCGAGGTCAAAATCGTCGACTTCGGCCTGGCCCGCCGCTCCAATATTGCCCGGGCCCTTACCGAAACCGGAGTCATCGTTGGAACCATCGCCTACATGGCGCCCGAGCAGGTCCTCTCCCGTCCCGTCGATCACCGCGCCGATCTCTGGGCCGCCGGAGTCGTTCTCTACGAGATGCTTGCCGCTACTTCTCCTTTTCCAGGCACGACCCCATACGCCGTCTTCGATTCCATCTTGCACGTCGCTCCGCGCCCTGTCACTGATTTCCGTGCCGATCTTCCCGAGACGCTCCCCTCGATCCTCGAGCGCTCTCTCGCCAAGGACCCCAACCAGCGCTTTCAGGATGCGGCTGAGTTCATCACCGCGCTCGAGCCTCTCGCTCAAGCACGCTCCAGTTCCCGCTACACCATCGCACTTCCCACGATGCTGATGGATTATCGGCGCAACTCCGATGAACCCTCGATTGTCGTTCTTCCTTTTATCACGACCCCCGAAGACAATACCGCCGATTACTTCTGCGATGGCCTCACCGACGAGATCATCACCGATCTTTCCAGTGTCCATGCTCTCCGCATCATCTGCCGCGCCTCGGCCATGCAACTCAAAGGCACCCGCGAATCTCCCCGCAAAATCGCTCGCGACCTCAACGTCCGCTATGTCCTCGAGGGTTCTGTCCGCCTCAACAAAGCAGCCCAGAATGGCATGGCCAACATTCGCGTTACCACGCAGCTCATCGATCCCGAAAGCCAGTCTCTCGTCTGGGCCGACAAATATACGGGAACGCTCGATGATGTTTTCAGCATTCAGGAGAACATCTCGCGCCAGATCGTCTCTGCGCTCAAGATCAAACTCAGCCCGGCTGAAGACCGGCAGATGCATGAGCGACCGCTTCCCGATGCAGAGGCCTACCGCTACTACCTGATGGCGAAACACGAGATCCTCAACTACTCCGAAGATGCTCTCTCCCGAGCGCTCGAGTATCTCGAAGCCGGCGAAAACATCGTCGGCCCAAACGCTCTCCTCCTTGCCACCAAGGGCCAGGTCTACTGGCAGTACATTAACGCTGGTATCTCCTCCGACACAGAGTATCTCGGCAAAGCTCGAGACTGCGCCATCCAGGCCCTGGCCCTCGATCCTCAATCCGCCGCCGCCCATCGCCTGCTTGGGCTCATTAGCGTGCAGGAAGGAGACAGCCAGCGCGCCATTCATCTGCTCAAGCGCGCCATCGAGTCCGACCCCAACGACTCCGACACCCTCAGCTGGTACTCTGCCGTCTGCGGTCTCAGCGGAAAGGCCCACGCCGCCATGCCGCTCGCCCGCCGTATCCTCGAAATCGACCCCCTCACACCGGTTTACCGTTTCATCCCCGGCCTCCTCTCGCTTATGGGAGGCGAATTTGCCGACGCGCTCCCCTCTTTCGAGGACGCTATCCGTCTGGATCCCAGCAATACGATGCTCCTCTGGTGCCGCGGCCAGATTCTCGCCTTGCTTCGCCGTGACCAGGAAGCCATCTCGCAGTTCCAGGCGATCCAACTACTGGACGCAACTCACTTCTTCTCTCAGATCGGAGCCGTCATGATCGCAGCCCTTAAAAGCGATCGCGAAGCCCTCGACCGCGCAGCCACACCCGAACTCTGCGAGATCGTCCAGTGCGATCCGCACTATGCCTGGAACTTCGCTCAGTGTTATGCACTGACCGGCGATGCCAAGGCATCGCTCCATTGGATTGAAAAAGCAATGAGCAAAGGGTTTATCAACTACCCCATGATCAGTCGCTGGGACCCTCTGCTTGCCCCCATTCGCCAAACAGCTCACTTCGACAGCCTCCTCGATCGCCTCCGTCCGCGCTGGGAGAACTTCGAGGTCTAG
- a CDS encoding trehalase family glycosidase, whose amino-acid sequence MKLLFRSLFLLLFFCPVLDSSVSAQAAGPSATDKAKILSYIHSSWNTLSRSMSNCTSVVDPKVTSIPVLYLPDGMAVPPPVSAMQKNCQVEVRNLPRKIAHMGDVSPSDLQEEGLLYLPHPYVVPGGRFNEMYGWDSYFIVLGLIADHRADLARNMIENFFFEIENYGSILNANRTYYLTRSQPPFLTSMIRELYEHPGKQILGKAWLTRAYDYAQRDYSVWTTAPHLAGDTGLARYFDVGTGPVPEMADDSTYYPDIIRWLLFHPGVSTDYLIEAPDFPSPDQATELAKTSCNVSKSKVCANAYVDGHRLSAAFYRGDRAMRESGFDPSFRFGPFSGSTDHYAPICLNSLLYKYERDMAHFATLLNRPGEAAEWNHRAAARKAAINKYLWNQKTGMFYDYDFVTNRLSSYNYITTFYPLWAGLASPAQAAALRLHLPLFERAGGIAMSDFDSGTQWDLPFGWAPTTWLTAKGLAQYGFTSDARRISTKFSGTILDNFLRDGTIREKYDVVSGTANVEVSTGYKSNVVGFGWTNGVYLQMNRLLAQSARKQAASSSSRDRDDDPEPVVYQLRIRAFQRNPARTTTLLRTP is encoded by the coding sequence ATGAAACTCCTCTTTCGCTCCCTTTTTCTGCTGCTCTTCTTCTGCCCCGTTCTGGATTCATCCGTCTCGGCGCAGGCTGCTGGCCCTTCAGCAACAGATAAGGCAAAGATCCTCTCCTATATCCATTCCAGTTGGAACACCCTCTCTCGATCCATGTCCAACTGCACTTCAGTAGTCGACCCCAAGGTTACGTCCATCCCCGTCCTTTATCTCCCTGACGGGATGGCCGTACCACCACCGGTTTCGGCCATGCAGAAAAACTGCCAGGTCGAGGTCCGCAATCTTCCGCGAAAAATCGCTCACATGGGCGATGTCAGTCCCTCCGATCTCCAGGAAGAAGGACTGCTTTATCTTCCCCATCCTTATGTAGTTCCTGGAGGCCGTTTCAACGAAATGTACGGCTGGGACAGTTACTTCATCGTCCTTGGCCTGATCGCTGATCACCGCGCTGACTTGGCGCGCAACATGATCGAAAACTTCTTCTTCGAAATCGAGAACTACGGCTCCATCCTCAACGCGAATCGAACCTATTACCTCACCCGCTCACAGCCGCCCTTCCTCACTTCCATGATTCGCGAACTCTACGAGCACCCGGGGAAACAAATCCTGGGCAAAGCATGGCTGACCCGCGCTTACGACTACGCCCAGCGCGACTACAGCGTCTGGACCACCGCACCCCACCTTGCTGGAGACACCGGCCTCGCCCGTTACTTCGACGTTGGCACTGGACCTGTTCCTGAAATGGCCGATGACAGCACCTACTATCCCGATATCATCCGTTGGCTGCTCTTCCACCCTGGCGTCTCAACGGATTATCTGATCGAAGCGCCTGACTTCCCCTCTCCCGACCAGGCCACGGAACTCGCAAAGACAAGCTGCAACGTTAGCAAATCTAAAGTCTGTGCCAACGCATATGTCGATGGACATCGCCTGTCCGCCGCCTTTTATCGCGGAGATCGCGCCATGCGGGAATCTGGCTTCGACCCCAGCTTCCGCTTTGGGCCGTTCAGTGGGTCCACCGATCACTACGCTCCCATCTGTCTCAACAGCCTGCTCTACAAGTACGAGCGCGACATGGCCCACTTCGCCACGCTTCTCAATCGCCCCGGCGAAGCCGCCGAGTGGAACCACCGCGCCGCCGCCCGCAAAGCCGCCATCAACAAATATCTGTGGAACCAGAAGACCGGCATGTTTTACGACTACGACTTCGTGACCAACCGTCTCTCCTCTTACAACTACATCACGACCTTTTATCCTCTCTGGGCCGGGCTCGCCTCTCCCGCACAAGCCGCCGCGCTCCGTCTTCATCTCCCTCTCTTTGAGCGTGCTGGCGGAATCGCCATGAGCGACTTCGACTCCGGCACACAGTGGGACCTCCCCTTCGGCTGGGCTCCCACCACCTGGCTTACCGCTAAAGGGCTGGCGCAGTATGGATTCACCAGCGACGCCCGCCGTATCTCCACCAAGTTCTCCGGAACCATCCTCGATAACTTCCTGCGCGATGGCACCATCCGCGAAAAGTACGACGTGGTCAGCGGAACCGCGAACGTCGAAGTCTCCACGGGTTATAAGAGCAACGTCGTCGGCTTCGGCTGGACCAATGGCGTCTATCTCCAGATGAACCGTCTTCTCGCCCAGTCTGCCCGTAAACAGGCCGCCTCATCGTCCTCGCGTGATCGCGACGATGATCCCGAGCCTGTCGTCTATCAGCTCAGAATCCGCGCCTTTCAAAGAAATCCGGCTCGAACCACAACCCTCCTTCGTACTCCATAG
- a CDS encoding SGNH/GDSL hydrolase family protein — MYVFGDSYSDIGRGWVDSDGPTAVAYLANHLGLMLVPSNTPDAAEKSLNFAVSGASTGESAGRAVHKGWLGIGMKNQVAKFVAMVGDGSIMFDPQTTVFFLAGGLNDKRIPTEQTVANLESEMEALYAVGARRFRIAILPEKIPDFSEVGTRLNPAIEKIPEEMRPKLKDAGVRLSHWGAFFDEVMEHPEKYGITDITNPCAGREIFDEDATPCASPASHFYYHKGHPSTAVHKVVGNMLYAEISGAKSAQPAIVKSVQNVKNVSDSKLSEQVPASKAAH; from the coding sequence ATGTATGTGTTCGGAGACAGCTACTCCGACATCGGACGCGGATGGGTCGATAGCGATGGCCCGACTGCGGTGGCTTACCTTGCCAATCACCTCGGACTCATGCTGGTTCCATCCAATACACCGGACGCAGCGGAGAAGAGCCTTAACTTTGCGGTTAGCGGGGCATCAACCGGAGAAAGTGCCGGACGGGCTGTCCATAAGGGATGGCTCGGAATCGGGATGAAGAACCAGGTGGCCAAGTTTGTGGCTATGGTGGGGGATGGCTCCATCATGTTCGATCCACAGACCACGGTCTTTTTTCTCGCTGGAGGATTGAACGACAAGCGGATTCCGACAGAACAGACCGTCGCCAATCTTGAGAGCGAGATGGAAGCGCTCTATGCAGTTGGTGCGCGAAGATTCCGCATTGCAATTCTTCCGGAAAAGATCCCTGATTTTAGTGAGGTTGGAACGCGTCTCAATCCTGCAATAGAAAAGATTCCTGAAGAGATGCGGCCTAAATTGAAGGATGCGGGAGTAAGGCTTAGCCATTGGGGAGCCTTCTTCGATGAGGTGATGGAGCATCCGGAGAAGTATGGCATTACCGACATCACAAACCCATGCGCAGGACGCGAGATTTTTGACGAAGATGCTACGCCCTGTGCTTCCCCGGCGAGCCATTTCTACTATCACAAAGGACATCCTTCGACGGCGGTCCACAAGGTTGTAGGAAATATGCTGTATGCCGAGATTAGCGGAGCGAAGTCTGCTCAGCCCGCGATTGTAAAGTCGGTGCAGAATGTAAAGAATGTAAGCGATAGTAAGCTGTCAGAGCAGGTCCCTGCTTCTAAGGCAGCACATTGA
- a CDS encoding aroma-sacti cluster domain-containing protein translates to MATKKAAPKKAAKKAPAKKAAAKKPVVKAKKKSAPKSTNIERLTAAGVIPTENVADHDHKVINKLSAAEVNTLIKLRKKMGAAPLATMASSRPNFPV, encoded by the coding sequence GTGGCAACGAAAAAAGCAGCACCGAAGAAGGCAGCAAAGAAAGCACCTGCCAAAAAGGCAGCGGCAAAGAAACCAGTCGTCAAGGCGAAGAAGAAGTCCGCGCCCAAGTCGACCAACATTGAACGTCTCACCGCCGCTGGCGTAATTCCAACCGAGAACGTCGCGGATCACGATCACAAGGTCATCAACAAACTCAGCGCCGCAGAAGTCAACACCCTTATCAAGCTGCGGAAAAAAATGGGAGCGGCTCCTCTCGCTACCATGGCTTCAAGCCGCCCGAACTTCCCCGTCTAA
- the uvrC gene encoding excinuclease ABC subunit UvrC, with product MDLYQKIRTLPTSPGCYLYKNAEGEVIYVGKAKNLRARVRSYFLAASQANAKTGTLMREAVDLDYITVANEHEALALENNLIKQRKPRFNILLRDDKTYPYIKLTLSDRFPKVFVTRRLRKDGSAYFGPYFPGNLAYRLVDLIHRSFLIPSCKVDLSRYHPRACLQYYIKRCLGPCVEGLTTPEEYKQAIHDVQLFLEGKPGELEQRLTARMQQAAEAEQYELAARLRDQVSTVHQMLDKQRMATTDNEDADVFGFHYENDMLAVNLFHMRSGKIVDRRDFFWEDLPEFMEASIGEEEELNEESSAVASSTALESESFNPGSFFSALLKQLYLDQGYVPRSILVPIDFPDRALLSEMLSERTGHRIEILVPQRGEKRSLVDLVCQNAKQSFDQRFRVLQPSQKAIAEALQDALMLEDVPRRIECFDISHIQGAETVASMVVWEDGTMKKSDYRKFQVRTVTGVDDFASMREIVQRRYKRLLDEDKPFPSLILIDGGLGQLHAAAEALNEIGVTLQPLASIAKREEIIYVYGQENDPVVLDRRSPVLHLIQKIRDESHRFAITYHRKRREIRDRKSELLEIPGVGPRTRQRLLEHFGSVRAIRQTAEKTPDALTAVVNRATAEKIQRYFATESASDNPVLNVLP from the coding sequence ATGGACCTCTACCAGAAAATCCGGACTCTTCCCACCTCACCCGGCTGTTATCTCTACAAAAACGCCGAAGGAGAGGTGATCTACGTCGGAAAGGCGAAGAATCTCCGTGCGCGCGTACGGTCGTACTTCCTTGCAGCTTCGCAGGCGAATGCCAAAACCGGCACCCTGATGCGCGAAGCCGTCGACCTCGACTACATCACCGTCGCCAATGAGCATGAAGCGCTTGCGCTCGAAAATAATCTCATCAAACAACGGAAGCCGCGCTTCAACATCCTGCTCCGCGATGACAAGACCTATCCGTACATCAAGCTCACGCTCTCCGACCGCTTCCCGAAGGTCTTCGTCACCCGCCGCCTGCGCAAAGACGGAAGCGCTTACTTTGGCCCATACTTCCCCGGAAATCTCGCATATCGACTGGTGGATCTGATTCATCGCAGCTTCCTGATTCCCTCCTGCAAGGTCGATCTCTCCCGCTACCATCCGCGGGCCTGTTTGCAGTACTACATCAAGCGCTGCCTCGGCCCCTGCGTTGAGGGGCTCACCACACCCGAGGAATATAAGCAGGCCATCCACGATGTGCAGCTCTTTCTCGAAGGCAAGCCCGGTGAACTTGAGCAGCGGCTTACTGCACGTATGCAGCAGGCCGCCGAGGCTGAGCAATACGAACTCGCCGCCCGCCTGCGCGACCAGGTCTCCACCGTGCACCAGATGCTCGACAAGCAGCGCATGGCCACGACGGACAATGAAGACGCCGATGTCTTCGGCTTCCACTACGAGAACGATATGCTGGCCGTGAATCTCTTCCACATGCGTTCCGGCAAGATCGTCGATCGCCGCGACTTCTTCTGGGAAGATCTTCCGGAGTTTATGGAAGCATCAATTGGAGAAGAAGAGGAACTCAACGAAGAATCCTCCGCAGTGGCCTCCTCTACCGCTTTGGAGTCTGAATCCTTCAACCCAGGAAGCTTCTTCTCTGCTCTGCTGAAGCAGCTCTATCTCGATCAGGGATATGTCCCGCGATCGATCCTTGTGCCGATCGATTTTCCCGATCGCGCCCTACTCTCGGAGATGTTGTCGGAACGAACCGGCCATCGCATCGAGATCCTCGTGCCGCAGCGTGGCGAGAAGCGATCGCTGGTCGATCTCGTCTGTCAGAACGCGAAGCAATCGTTCGATCAGCGCTTCCGCGTCCTTCAGCCCTCTCAAAAGGCCATCGCCGAAGCTCTGCAGGATGCGTTGATGCTTGAAGATGTGCCACGCCGCATCGAGTGCTTCGACATCTCCCACATTCAAGGGGCCGAGACCGTCGCCTCCATGGTGGTCTGGGAAGACGGCACGATGAAGAAATCGGACTACCGCAAATTCCAGGTTCGCACAGTTACAGGCGTCGATGATTTTGCCTCCATGCGCGAGATTGTCCAACGCCGATATAAACGGTTGCTGGATGAAGATAAGCCATTCCCTTCGCTCATCCTCATCGACGGTGGTCTCGGCCAGCTCCATGCCGCCGCCGAGGCGCTCAACGAGATCGGCGTCACGCTTCAGCCACTGGCTTCGATTGCGAAGCGCGAGGAGATCATCTACGTCTACGGCCAGGAGAATGATCCCGTTGTTCTCGATCGTCGCTCTCCTGTGCTGCACCTCATCCAGAAAATTCGTGACGAATCACATCGCTTCGCGATCACGTACCATCGCAAACGCCGCGAGATACGTGACCGGAAATCCGAGCTACTGGAAATTCCCGGAGTGGGACCACGCACGCGACAACGCCTGCTCGAGCACTTCGGCTCAGTCCGCGCAATTCGCCAGACCGCGGAGAAAACACCAGATGCACTGACCGCAGTCGTGAACAGGGCAACAGCGGAGAAGATTCAGCGTTATTTCGCAACTGAATCAGCTTCCGACAACCCAGTTCTCAATGTGCTGCCTTAG
- a CDS encoding iron-containing redox enzyme family protein, whose translation MSASHSDLLWAKIRLAEARMNSASNQFWNHPDLRELLPSFLIQLHRVMQGGIGLMRIARDRAASLSGDPVASIVVPYLDQHIIEEQDHDAWLLDDIGTLGISPAEVAATTPLPSVVSLLGAQYFWALNIHPVAVFGYLIVLEGNPPLTEQLEAIRKRTRLPATAFRCLIAHADNDPHHIADLNRTLDAMPLSTEHEKYIALSAFHTIDAVASVFEELLAAHVSSSRSTLRTLRAS comes from the coding sequence ATGTCCGCATCTCACAGCGATCTCCTCTGGGCTAAAATCCGTCTCGCCGAAGCCAGAATGAACTCCGCCAGCAACCAGTTCTGGAACCATCCGGATCTTCGCGAGCTACTTCCTTCCTTCCTCATCCAGCTCCATCGCGTGATGCAGGGAGGTATTGGTCTGATGCGTATCGCTCGCGACCGCGCAGCTTCGCTCTCCGGCGACCCTGTTGCGTCAATCGTCGTTCCTTACCTGGACCAGCACATCATCGAAGAGCAGGATCACGACGCATGGCTGCTCGACGATATCGGGACTCTCGGCATCTCTCCCGCGGAAGTCGCAGCCACCACCCCACTCCCTTCCGTTGTCTCTCTCCTGGGGGCCCAGTACTTCTGGGCACTCAATATCCATCCAGTTGCCGTCTTTGGCTATCTGATCGTTCTCGAGGGCAACCCTCCTCTTACAGAGCAGCTTGAGGCCATCCGCAAGCGCACCCGCCTGCCTGCGACTGCCTTCCGTTGCCTCATCGCCCACGCCGACAACGATCCCCACCATATCGCCGATCTCAACCGAACCCTCGACGCCATGCCGCTCTCCACCGAGCACGAGAAGTACATCGCGCTCAGCGCCTTCCACACCATCGACGCGGTAGCCTCTGTCTTTGAAGAACTCCTTGCAGCTCACGTTTCATCGTCCAGGAGTACACTCAGAACCCTCAGGGCCTCCTAA
- a CDS encoding OmpA family protein, giving the protein MSSMTRIHLGNEKKIAPVATAVFASALIVGLTVGCSSKNYVRSQTAPVINQTNQLDAKTANDHRTIVDTDERATAGIAKAQGAADTANQHATAAGQSADAAGQSAQEAYNRVDTLNGVIANLDNYKSIADTTVTFGFDKSVLTAKDKQTLDDFAASLTDKRSYILAVTGGTDSTGDANYNYGLSQRRADAVVNYLASKYNIAPHKFYLIGIGKDQQVASDSTAAGRAKNRRVEVKLMTNMDQQASNASGSVR; this is encoded by the coding sequence ATGAGCTCCATGACACGAATTCACCTTGGTAACGAAAAGAAGATTGCTCCTGTGGCAACTGCGGTATTTGCCAGCGCGTTGATCGTAGGTCTAACGGTAGGTTGTTCGAGCAAGAATTATGTTCGGTCGCAGACGGCTCCTGTGATCAATCAGACGAACCAGCTGGATGCGAAGACGGCGAATGACCACCGCACTATCGTCGATACCGATGAACGCGCCACGGCGGGAATCGCGAAGGCGCAGGGCGCTGCGGATACTGCCAACCAGCATGCGACTGCTGCAGGGCAGTCCGCGGATGCTGCTGGACAGTCCGCGCAGGAAGCGTACAACCGTGTCGATACTTTGAACGGAGTCATTGCCAACCTCGATAACTACAAGTCGATTGCCGATACCACCGTGACTTTTGGTTTCGACAAATCGGTTCTGACGGCGAAGGACAAGCAGACTCTGGACGATTTTGCGGCATCGCTTACGGATAAACGCAGCTATATTCTCGCGGTTACCGGCGGCACGGATTCGACCGGTGATGCGAACTACAACTATGGACTGAGCCAGCGTCGTGCCGATGCGGTGGTGAATTATCTTGCCAGCAAATACAACATTGCACCTCATAAGTTCTATCTCATAGGTATCGGTAAGGACCAGCAGGTAGCCAGCGATAGTACAGCTGCCGGTCGAGCCAAAAATCGCCGCGTTGAAGTGAAGCTGATGACGAATATGGATCAGCAGGCTTCGAATGCCAGCGGTTCCGTCCGATAA